A genome region from Methanobacterium sp. includes the following:
- a CDS encoding ATP-binding protein, which yields MRKIIGRCIGETSLVDVSFISKEMPRVGEYVSLKYDGKNVLGMIESLVRGSVSINDQIYDPLTIEKIKAIEGDDHYVKGIVKILGDIDDDLRIPRTPAPPGTEIKVADSDVLKRIFKVDKYGLKLGNLITQEEVSIEVDINKMVSRHLAVLAMTGAGKSNTISVIVDGLLNVNGSVLIFDMHSEYVNTDFGKDKVNVMRPQINPLYLSFGEIKKLSNIPPNAYVQERYFLKAYKSARKSLMQGSPTGKDFIGLIQSKLEGWLAESEDSDAKSTNSADKKSIADVLNKLDHMRDKYGNILSLEAKDTIDSLKVGKANILNLGSVDEFASDVVVSHILRNVLSSRKEFLRTGDGLEFPIFLIMEEAHILAPQNRKTESKLWISRIAREGRKFSVGLCLVSQSPKSLDSDALSQANNMIILRLVEPTDQSHVQRASESLSDDLIAQLPSLNIGEAIVLGLMTRIPTLVKIDEFKGKVSGGDLNIVDEWSKSHKNQEKILEEEKREYEDLGGDY from the coding sequence ATGAGAAAAATTATTGGAAGATGCATTGGAGAAACATCACTGGTGGATGTGAGTTTCATCTCCAAAGAAATGCCCAGAGTAGGTGAATACGTCTCCCTTAAATACGATGGTAAAAACGTCCTGGGGATGATCGAATCCCTGGTAAGAGGCAGTGTTTCCATTAATGATCAAATATATGATCCCCTAACCATTGAAAAAATCAAAGCCATAGAGGGTGACGACCACTATGTGAAGGGGATAGTTAAAATACTGGGAGATATTGATGATGACCTTCGCATTCCACGAACACCAGCACCCCCTGGAACAGAGATAAAAGTTGCTGATTCAGATGTCCTGAAAAGGATATTCAAAGTGGATAAATACGGTTTGAAGCTTGGAAATCTGATAACTCAGGAAGAAGTGAGTATAGAAGTTGACATTAACAAAATGGTTTCAAGACACCTAGCAGTTCTAGCGATGACAGGTGCTGGAAAGTCAAATACCATTTCAGTAATTGTAGATGGTCTTTTGAATGTTAACGGCAGTGTTCTGATATTTGACATGCACTCGGAGTACGTGAACACTGATTTTGGTAAGGATAAAGTCAATGTAATGAGACCCCAGATCAACCCACTCTACCTATCATTTGGTGAAATCAAAAAATTATCCAACATACCACCCAATGCCTATGTCCAGGAAAGGTACTTTTTAAAAGCCTATAAATCTGCACGGAAAAGCCTCATGCAGGGCTCACCCACTGGAAAAGATTTCATTGGCCTGATCCAGAGTAAACTGGAAGGTTGGTTAGCCGAATCCGAGGATTCGGATGCTAAATCCACCAATTCCGCAGATAAAAAATCTATAGCCGATGTTTTAAACAAACTGGACCACATGCGGGACAAATATGGGAACATACTCAGCCTGGAAGCAAAGGACACTATTGACAGCCTGAAAGTGGGAAAAGCAAATATTTTAAACCTCGGCTCGGTGGATGAGTTCGCATCTGATGTGGTGGTTAGCCATATCCTCCGAAACGTCTTAAGCAGCCGGAAAGAGTTTTTAAGAACTGGTGATGGCCTGGAGTTCCCCATATTTCTGATCATGGAAGAAGCGCATATTCTAGCTCCTCAAAATAGGAAAACTGAATCTAAACTGTGGATAAGTAGAATAGCCCGGGAAGGGCGTAAGTTTTCAGTGGGGCTCTGCCTGGTGAGTCAAAGTCCCAAGTCACTGGACTCTGATGCCCTGTCACAGGCCAATAACATGATAATTCTTCGTCTGGTGGAACCCACTGACCAGAGTCATGTGCAACGCGCCAGTGAAAGCTTGAGTGATGACTTAATAGCCCAGCTTCCATCATTGAATATTGGTGAAGCCATAGTGCTTGGTTTAATGACCCGCATCCCTACTTTGGTTAAGATAGATGAATTTAAGGGTAAAGTATCAGGGGGAGACCTTAACATTGTAGATGAGTGGTCGAAATCCCACAAAAATCAGGAAAAAATCCTTGAAGAAGAGAAAAGGGAATATGAGGATCTGGGAGGAGATTACTGA
- a CDS encoding DNA double-strand break repair nuclease NurA has product MLDLLYEKALKKKNEINERLKEIENIDADVSNCWNDFPIQESSEDITIAGGDGSLKKHKLLSSIFYAIDAESLIYNKQGLQKVESSEIDIMHYHKHAEDRIRSYMGIFEIKNALKSFEEYDVDLYLFDGSLLGNLIRPFPLEKELTNEAKEKIRENYALPLEKELTRSDVEISSSKFSNDLESENEMIYLENLENIMVVSNFLKKKKIVAISKTSTSNDYFPKSKFPDIAIFDRKTIKQGFSVPKHVKVSEYKRDYFPVRNEHLRNLTFTIFYARLEDNKNLLKIEVPYEANKKDIIPILKHVQKISAEGYPVLLKKAHNDVVIKKGDLERLSLMIGFSEKQARPKL; this is encoded by the coding sequence ATGCTGGATTTACTCTATGAAAAGGCCCTAAAAAAGAAAAATGAGATTAATGAGCGATTAAAAGAAATCGAAAACATCGACGCAGATGTCTCTAATTGTTGGAATGATTTTCCTATCCAAGAAAGTTCTGAGGATATCACAATCGCTGGTGGAGATGGAAGTTTAAAAAAACATAAACTTTTGAGCTCTATTTTTTATGCCATTGATGCAGAAAGTTTAATCTATAATAAACAAGGCCTTCAGAAGGTTGAAAGCTCTGAAATTGACATTATGCATTACCACAAACATGCTGAGGACCGTATAAGAAGTTATATGGGAATATTTGAAATAAAAAATGCATTAAAATCATTTGAAGAATATGATGTTGATTTATATCTCTTTGATGGTTCCCTCCTTGGAAATCTTATCCGACCATTCCCACTTGAAAAAGAACTTACTAACGAAGCAAAAGAAAAAATTAGAGAAAACTATGCACTGCCCCTTGAAAAAGAATTGACACGTTCTGATGTAGAAATATCATCATCTAAATTTTCTAATGATTTAGAAAGTGAAAATGAAATGATATACTTAGAAAACTTAGAAAACATAATGGTAGTTAGTAATTTCCTCAAAAAGAAAAAAATTGTCGCCATATCAAAAACTTCAACTAGTAATGATTATTTTCCTAAATCAAAATTTCCGGATATTGCAATATTTGATAGAAAAACTATAAAACAAGGATTTTCAGTACCTAAACATGTTAAAGTTTCAGAATATAAGAGAGATTATTTTCCAGTTCGCAATGAACATTTAAGAAATTTGACTTTTACTATTTTCTATGCTCGTTTAGAAGATAATAAAAACCTCTTAAAAATTGAAGTTCCATATGAAGCTAATAAAAAAGATATAATACCTATTTTGAAACATGTACAAAAAATTAGTGCAGAAGGATATCCCGTTCTCTTAAAAAAGGCCCATAATGATGTTGTAATTAAGAAAGGGGATTTAGAAAGACTTTCGCTCATGATAGGATTCTCAGAAAAACAGGCGAGGCCAAAATTATGA
- a CDS encoding MBL fold metallo-hydrolase codes for MKINCVVDNRAGLKSGLYAEHGFSLLVEGNDKKLLVDTGQTPTVLKHNLDLLGINTVDGVLLSHGHSDHTGGIPAIVDSINIQGNETKFYMHPETLGLKYAVLDGKERYIGFPKSVDVETLNLDWVTENTRISGDMWIFNQVEDHSGFEPIPEYLKVKENGKCLPDKFKDELNLVVKTDNGLILISGCAHRGIVNILYSVSEYFQDDIYGVVGGSHLMDAPQQRIQKTVESFKKLNPEIIALGHCTGFDALCLFKREFGEKFIPLESGAEILI; via the coding sequence ATGAAGATCAATTGTGTAGTAGATAACAGGGCAGGACTCAAATCAGGTTTATATGCCGAGCATGGGTTTTCCTTACTGGTGGAAGGAAATGATAAAAAACTCCTGGTAGATACAGGACAGACACCCACGGTTTTGAAACATAACCTGGATCTCCTGGGAATTAACACAGTGGATGGGGTGCTGCTGAGTCACGGGCACAGTGACCACACTGGAGGCATCCCTGCAATTGTAGACAGTATCAATATTCAGGGTAATGAAACCAAATTTTACATGCATCCTGAGACATTAGGTCTTAAATATGCAGTACTGGATGGTAAAGAGCGTTACATTGGGTTCCCAAAAAGTGTTGATGTGGAAACTCTCAACCTGGATTGGGTAACTGAAAATACCAGAATCAGTGGTGATATGTGGATTTTCAACCAGGTAGAAGATCATTCTGGTTTTGAACCCATACCAGAATACCTGAAGGTTAAGGAAAATGGGAAATGTTTACCAGATAAATTCAAGGATGAATTGAATCTGGTGGTTAAAACTGATAATGGGCTGATTCTAATTTCGGGTTGCGCCCACAGGGGCATCGTTAACATCCTCTATTCTGTCAGTGAATATTTTCAGGATGATATATACGGAGTTGTGGGAGGATCACATCTCATGGACGCCCCTCAACAGAGGATTCAAAAGACCGTGGAATCCTTCAAAAAATTAAACCCTGAAATCATTGCACTGGGTCATTGCACAGGTTTTGATGCGTTATGCTTGTTTAAAAGGGAATTTGGGGAAAAATTCATCCCACTGGAGTCTGGTGCAGAAATCCTGATCTAG
- the rfbB gene encoding dTDP-glucose 4,6-dehydratase has protein sequence MKIMITGGAGFIGSNFVHHLCANDDYEVVVLDKLTYAGDMENLREVRDKIEFVKGDIADEELVSQVMRDCDMVVNFAAETHVDRSIEDPGVFVKTDVIGTYNLLENVRKYDVERYLQISTDEVYGSIESGSFTESSNLDPSSPYSASKAGGDLLVGAYWRTYDTPIIITRSSNNFGPRQYPEKLIPLFILNAMQDKSLPVYGDGKNIRDWIYVMDNCKGIETALLKGELGEVYNIGGGNEKNNLEITHLILELLNKPESLITFVDDRLGHDRRYSLDSSKAMKLGWKPEFSFEEALRETVEWYKENYSRYLK, from the coding sequence ATGAAGATAATGATTACAGGTGGTGCAGGATTCATAGGATCCAACTTCGTACACCATCTCTGTGCTAATGATGATTATGAAGTGGTGGTCCTGGACAAGTTAACCTATGCCGGGGACATGGAAAACCTGCGGGAAGTCCGTGACAAAATCGAATTTGTTAAAGGGGACATAGCAGATGAGGAACTGGTGTCCCAGGTAATGCGGGACTGTGATATGGTGGTTAACTTCGCTGCTGAGACCCATGTGGACCGATCCATAGAGGACCCTGGGGTGTTTGTCAAAACCGATGTCATCGGAACCTACAACCTCCTGGAAAATGTCCGCAAATATGATGTTGAACGTTACCTGCAGATATCCACCGATGAAGTTTACGGGAGCATAGAATCAGGATCATTCACTGAAAGCAGCAACCTGGATCCATCCAGCCCTTATTCAGCCAGTAAAGCCGGCGGAGACCTCCTGGTAGGAGCGTACTGGAGGACCTATGACACCCCAATAATCATCACCCGGAGCAGTAACAACTTCGGACCCCGTCAGTACCCGGAAAAGCTGATACCACTTTTCATCTTAAATGCAATGCAGGATAAATCCCTGCCAGTTTATGGGGATGGGAAGAACATACGAGACTGGATCTATGTAATGGATAACTGTAAAGGAATAGAAACAGCCCTACTTAAGGGTGAACTGGGCGAAGTTTACAATATCGGTGGGGGAAACGAGAAAAACAATCTGGAAATAACTCACCTCATACTTGAGCTGTTAAACAAGCCAGAGAGCCTGATAACCTTTGTAGATGACCGGTTGGGTCACGACCGCCGTTACTCATTGGACTCTTCTAAAGCCATGAAACTGGGCTGGAAACCTGAGTTTTCATTTGAGGAAGCATTAAGAGAAACAGTGGAATGGTATAAAGAGAATTATTCCCGGTATTTGAAGTAA
- a CDS encoding DUF371 domain-containing protein — protein sequence MEYTFEAKGHHNVTSKHKTTFEVTQDTEIGLAADCIVGVSSKVSLNDLPLQMREAIQNEDTKIRIILETENAKDVITGYGHPALTLDHPTDMVCRRSDYTCSRTLMIRADKASVDLDSDLITELASGKTLKVTIIV from the coding sequence ATGGAATACACATTCGAAGCCAAAGGACATCACAACGTAACCTCCAAACACAAGACCACATTCGAAGTAACTCAGGACACCGAAATTGGACTGGCAGCAGATTGTATTGTGGGAGTGTCATCAAAAGTCTCCTTAAATGACCTGCCCCTCCAGATGAGGGAGGCCATCCAGAATGAAGATACAAAAATTCGAATTATTCTAGAAACAGAAAATGCAAAGGACGTTATTACCGGATATGGACATCCTGCACTGACCCTGGATCATCCCACAGATATGGTGTGCCGCAGGAGTGATTATACTTGCAGTCGCACCTTGATGATACGCGCAGACAAGGCATCTGTGGATCTGGACAGTGATCTAATCACCGAACTTGCCTCTGGAAAAACATTAAAGGTTACTATAATTGTCTGA
- a CDS encoding DNA repair exonuclease, which translates to MQFAHLADTHMGYRQYGLTERENDFFQVFNQAIDEIVSERPDFAIHSGDLFEYSRPPTRALLTAQQGILKLKESKIPIYAIAGNHDVVMRKNALPPQILYKDFGLKLISPKNPFYLEGNVFIGGAPYTSKYHSKQLVERLESIEKSSMDYEKRILVLHQGIDRYIPYEYELKIGDVPKSFNYCAFGHIHERVVDDFGEGKLAYPGSTEIWRSNEVEGYKKNGKGFYLVDISGDMPEIENIDLKLPREFIKETIFYSKIQEELSRINQYIRSLQKKPILMVTVEGGDLNRSEVYETLNQSLSDFCLAVRSNYHPTSVNNEDNPFENGKEALDIKKMIEHNLNDFNSEKVNELATGLLKELSDGDFKTAETMVRNFYEDLYDH; encoded by the coding sequence ATGCAGTTTGCCCATCTAGCCGATACACACATGGGTTACCGCCAGTACGGACTTACTGAGAGGGAAAATGATTTTTTCCAAGTGTTCAACCAGGCCATTGATGAAATAGTTAGTGAAAGACCTGATTTTGCCATTCACTCCGGAGATCTGTTTGAATATTCACGACCTCCCACCAGAGCATTACTCACCGCACAACAAGGTATTTTGAAGTTAAAAGAATCAAAAATTCCAATTTATGCCATAGCCGGCAATCATGATGTTGTAATGCGTAAAAATGCACTTCCACCTCAAATTTTGTACAAAGACTTCGGTTTGAAACTAATAAGTCCCAAAAACCCCTTTTACCTGGAAGGGAACGTTTTCATAGGAGGTGCACCCTACACATCCAAATATCATTCAAAACAATTAGTTGAACGACTTGAGAGTATTGAAAAGTCATCCATGGATTATGAAAAAAGAATTCTGGTACTCCATCAGGGTATAGACCGTTACATACCCTATGAATATGAGCTTAAAATTGGAGATGTGCCTAAAAGCTTCAATTACTGTGCATTTGGCCATATTCATGAAAGAGTGGTTGATGACTTTGGGGAGGGTAAACTGGCCTATCCTGGTTCCACTGAGATATGGCGCTCCAACGAGGTTGAAGGTTATAAAAAGAATGGTAAAGGATTCTATCTGGTGGATATCAGTGGAGATATGCCTGAAATTGAAAATATTGACCTCAAACTTCCCCGGGAGTTTATAAAGGAAACCATCTTCTACAGCAAGATTCAAGAAGAGTTATCGCGGATTAACCAGTACATCCGCAGTCTCCAGAAGAAGCCCATACTCATGGTTACAGTGGAAGGGGGAGATCTCAATCGTTCTGAAGTGTATGAAACTTTGAACCAGTCATTATCTGACTTCTGTCTTGCGGTGAGGTCTAACTACCATCCAACATCAGTTAACAATGAGGATAATCCCTTTGAAAATGGGAAAGAAGCACTGGACATTAAAAAGATGATTGAACATAATCTTAATGATTTTAACAGTGAAAAGGTTAATGAGCTTGCAACCGGGCTCTTAAAAGAACTGTCTGATGGGGATTTCAAGACAGCTGAAACCATGGTCCGGAATTTCTACGAGGATTTATATGATCATTGA
- a CDS encoding thermonuclease family protein: MRFKYPLIIICIMAVAVSGCTSHDSNPLNNSSVSSSNSSPSAVPTTTTTSTGSSDQHVEVSGKCYKVVDGDTIDVEGVGRVRFVGVNTPERGQAGYQTAKDYVTSMCLGKTVGLDIDNAKNKDKYDRTLALVYVDGVNLNQELLKKGYAEVMYIPPSEFNPYSWM, translated from the coding sequence ATGCGCTTTAAATATCCTTTAATTATCATCTGCATCATGGCAGTGGCTGTTTCAGGGTGCACCAGTCATGATTCAAATCCCTTAAACAACTCATCAGTATCTTCTTCAAACAGCAGTCCTAGCGCAGTTCCCACAACCACTACCACTTCTACTGGTTCCAGTGATCAACATGTTGAGGTGAGTGGTAAGTGTTACAAAGTGGTGGATGGGGATACCATAGACGTGGAAGGAGTGGGTAGAGTAAGATTTGTAGGAGTTAACACCCCCGAGAGAGGGCAAGCAGGATATCAAACTGCTAAAGACTATGTAACTAGCATGTGTCTGGGTAAAACCGTGGGACTGGACATTGACAATGCAAAAAATAAGGATAAATATGACCGTACACTGGCATTGGTTTATGTGGATGGTGTGAATCTGAACCAGGAGCTTTTGAAGAAGGGTTATGCTGAGGTGATGTACATTCCACCTTCGGAGTTTAATCCTTACAGCTGGATGTGA
- a CDS encoding dTDP-4-dehydrorhamnose 3,5-epimerase family protein, which yields MIDGVKVKNLKVIPDERGWLMEILRCDDDIYQEFGQVYLTTAYPGVVKAWHLHKKQTDNFTCVHGMMKVALYDSREDSPTYGELNEFFIGDRNPMLISVPPLVYHGFKAVGDETAFFVSVPTLAFNYDEPDEYRLDPDTDEIPYDWILDENKKHG from the coding sequence ATGATTGACGGCGTAAAAGTAAAGAATCTTAAAGTAATTCCTGATGAGCGGGGATGGCTCATGGAAATATTAAGGTGTGATGATGATATTTATCAGGAATTCGGACAGGTCTACCTGACCACAGCATATCCCGGAGTGGTGAAGGCATGGCATTTACACAAAAAACAGACCGACAACTTCACATGTGTTCACGGTATGATGAAGGTCGCATTATATGATAGTCGGGAGGATTCACCTACCTATGGTGAACTCAACGAATTTTTCATTGGAGACAGAAATCCAATGCTCATAAGTGTCCCCCCATTAGTTTATCATGGGTTTAAAGCGGTGGGTGATGAAACTGCCTTCTTTGTAAGCGTCCCCACATTGGCCTTTAACTACGATGAACCTGATGAGTACCGTCTTGATCCAGATACTGATGAAATCCCCTACGACTGGATACTGGATGAGAACAAAAAACACGGATAA
- a CDS encoding DUF167 family protein, which translates to MQAVQTTPQGIMVMIEVSPKSAKFQIAGYNKWRQTLEVKLKSPPTKGKANKELMKEFSTLTGHATDIIAGHKSRQKTLLIYDMDENEFYKILEDLI; encoded by the coding sequence ATGCAGGCAGTTCAAACCACTCCCCAGGGAATAATGGTGATGATAGAGGTATCCCCTAAATCAGCTAAGTTCCAGATAGCTGGTTACAACAAGTGGAGGCAGACATTGGAAGTGAAACTCAAATCACCCCCAACCAAGGGGAAAGCCAATAAAGAACTCATGAAAGAATTTTCTACTTTGACTGGTCATGCCACTGATATTATCGCAGGGCATAAAAGCCGCCAGAAAACCCTGCTCATATATGATATGGATGAAAACGAGTTTTATAAGATTTTAGAGGATTTAATCTAA
- the galU gene encoding UTP--glucose-1-phosphate uridylyltransferase GalU: MKAVIPAAGLGTRFLPATKAQPKEMLPVYNKPTIQYVVEEAVASGIDDILIITGKGKRSIEDHFDRSFELEYSLRNCGKMDYLVEVEAISEMADIYYVRQKQQKGLGDAIHCAKKHIDGQPFAVLLGDTITQSSVPCTKQLLDVHEKYGASAIAIERVPRDKIERYGIIKGQQVEDSVYRIEDMVEKPRPEDAPSDLAITGRYVLESEIFDHIENVEPGVGGEIQLTDAMRQLDEIYGHIFDGKMYDIGNNVEWLKSSLEIALQDPEVSEELREYLKNILK; the protein is encoded by the coding sequence ATGAAAGCGGTTATACCTGCTGCAGGACTCGGAACCCGGTTTTTACCGGCTACCAAGGCTCAGCCAAAAGAAATGTTACCAGTTTACAACAAGCCAACCATACAGTACGTGGTGGAAGAGGCTGTGGCCTCTGGAATTGATGACATACTGATTATCACCGGTAAAGGAAAAAGATCCATTGAGGATCACTTCGACCGTTCCTTTGAACTGGAGTACTCCCTCCGTAATTGTGGTAAAATGGATTACCTGGTGGAAGTGGAAGCCATATCTGAAATGGCTGATATTTACTATGTCCGGCAGAAGCAGCAGAAGGGATTGGGGGATGCTATACACTGTGCCAAGAAACATATTGATGGACAGCCCTTTGCCGTGCTTTTAGGAGACACCATAACCCAATCTTCAGTCCCCTGCACCAAACAATTACTGGACGTGCATGAAAAATATGGTGCATCTGCCATTGCAATTGAAAGAGTGCCCCGGGATAAAATTGAACGCTACGGGATAATTAAGGGCCAGCAGGTTGAAGACTCTGTTTACCGTATTGAGGATATGGTGGAAAAACCCCGTCCAGAGGATGCCCCATCTGATCTGGCCATAACCGGACGATACGTACTGGAATCTGAGATATTTGACCATATCGAGAATGTGGAACCCGGTGTGGGTGGAGAGATACAGCTCACCGATGCCATGAGGCAGCTGGATGAAATCTACGGCCACATATTCGATGGGAAAATGTATGATATTGGAAACAATGTAGAATGGCTGAAAAGCTCCCTGGAGATAGCCCTGCAGGACCCTGAGGTTAGTGAGGAGCTAAGGGAGTATTTGAAGAATATTTTAAAATAA
- the galE gene encoding UDP-glucose 4-epimerase GalE: MILVTGGAGYIGSHANKELNLAGYETVVLDNMSYGHQDFLKWGVFEEVDLGDTEAIRNVFRKYEIEAVMHFAAFTYVGESVEDPQKYYLNNLRNTLNLLQVMNEFEVRKLVFSSTCATYGNPQKIPLTEDHPQNPINPYGQGKLMVEKVLKDYSSAYGLRYVSLRYFNAAGADPEQDIGERHHPETHLIPLILDAAMGKREDIKIFGTDYPTPDGTCIRDYIHVTDLADAHIKALKYLETGGGSEVFNLGNGNGFSVREVIEEAKKVTGKKIKATETERRPGDPPVLVGSSQKAREILKWQPRYDDLTQIITTAWEWHKKDNLN; this comes from the coding sequence ATGATACTGGTAACTGGAGGGGCAGGATACATAGGCTCCCATGCCAATAAGGAGCTTAACCTAGCAGGATACGAAACAGTGGTGCTGGATAACATGAGCTACGGGCACCAGGATTTCCTTAAATGGGGAGTCTTTGAAGAAGTGGACCTGGGGGATACAGAAGCAATCCGGAATGTATTCCGGAAATATGAGATAGAAGCAGTCATGCATTTTGCTGCATTCACCTATGTGGGTGAATCAGTGGAGGACCCCCAGAAATACTACCTTAACAACCTCCGAAATACCCTAAACCTTCTCCAGGTGATGAATGAATTCGAAGTAAGGAAGTTGGTTTTCTCATCGACATGTGCCACCTACGGGAACCCTCAGAAAATCCCATTAACTGAGGACCATCCTCAAAACCCCATAAACCCCTACGGTCAGGGAAAACTCATGGTGGAAAAGGTTTTAAAGGATTACAGCTCTGCTTATGGCCTTCGATATGTGTCTCTCCGTTACTTCAACGCAGCAGGTGCAGATCCAGAACAAGATATAGGAGAAAGACACCACCCGGAAACACACCTGATACCTCTCATTCTGGACGCTGCCATGGGTAAAAGAGAAGATATTAAGATATTTGGAACTGACTACCCCACACCGGATGGTACCTGCATCAGGGATTACATACACGTAACTGATCTGGCAGATGCCCATATAAAAGCCCTTAAATACTTAGAAACCGGGGGGGGTAGTGAAGTTTTCAACCTGGGAAACGGCAATGGATTCTCAGTCCGGGAAGTTATTGAGGAAGCAAAGAAAGTCACTGGTAAAAAGATAAAGGCCACAGAAACCGAAAGAAGGCCAGGTGATCCTCCGGTCCTGGTTGGAAGTTCTCAGAAAGCCCGTGAAATTCTCAAATGGCAACCAAGATATGATGATCTAACTCAAATCATCACTACAGCCTGGGAGTGGCATAAAAAAGATAATTTAAATTGA